From the genome of Scytonema hofmannii PCC 7110, one region includes:
- a CDS encoding Uma2 family endonuclease, translating to MIGSKINTVITPEKIELPPGAVLKLLGNWQDYMKLQRQLGSRIVPRIKYRLGEIWLMAPLPKHGRDASLLADIAKVLLDRLGQRYDSFTPITMSLPEISGVEPDCCFYIQNWRSVVGKARIDWQNDPPPDLVIEVDITSYTDINDYLPYQVPEVWLLKNNELLIYRLQGETYVIAESSYFPNISEIVRQCLLIASEETTSEAIRWLRNFLHSEES from the coding sequence ATGATTGGATCTAAAATAAATACCGTAATTACGCCAGAAAAAATTGAATTGCCCCCTGGCGCTGTCCTGAAACTATTGGGGAATTGGCAAGACTACATGAAGTTGCAAAGACAGCTAGGCTCGCGCATTGTACCTCGCATCAAATATAGGCTAGGAGAGATTTGGCTGATGGCACCGCTACCAAAACACGGAAGAGATGCGAGCTTGCTGGCAGATATTGCTAAGGTTTTGCTCGATCGCTTGGGGCAAAGATATGACTCATTCACACCCATCACCATGAGCTTGCCTGAAATCAGTGGAGTTGAACCCGACTGTTGCTTTTATATTCAAAATTGGAGATCCGTAGTAGGTAAAGCCCGTATTGACTGGCAGAATGACCCTCCCCCCGATTTGGTAATTGAAGTAGATATTACCAGTTATACAGATATCAATGATTATTTACCCTATCAAGTGCCAGAGGTTTGGTTGCTGAAGAATAACGAATTATTAATTTACAGATTGCAGGGAGAAACTTACGTAATCGCAGAAAGTAGCTATTTTCCTAACATTTCAGAAATTGTACGGCAATGCCTTCTAATTGCAAGTGAAGAGACAACAAGTGAGGCAATCAGGTGGTTGAGAAATTTTTTGCACTCCGAGGAATCATAA
- a CDS encoding YidH family protein, whose translation MSKMPNIDRQREHQANERTFLAWLRTSIALIGFGFALARFGLFLRQLSSTLTQQEPTPHPVFNSENLGISLVLFGIMTIALAAWRYNQVFWQIEQGNYQPKRFTVWLMTGFVIFFGLLSLPMLLVRERFFTHPSKLPIQPQSRNWR comes from the coding sequence ATGAGTAAAATGCCCAATATAGATCGCCAAAGGGAGCACCAAGCTAATGAACGAACATTTCTAGCTTGGCTACGCACTTCAATCGCATTGATCGGCTTTGGTTTTGCTCTGGCTCGATTTGGTCTATTTTTACGCCAGCTTAGCTCTACTCTGACTCAACAAGAACCCACACCACATCCAGTGTTTAACTCAGAGAATTTAGGTATTTCTTTAGTTTTATTTGGTATTATGACTATTGCTTTGGCAGCATGGCGGTACAATCAGGTTTTCTGGCAGATTGAACAGGGAAATTATCAACCAAAACGCTTCACTGTTTGGCTAATGACTGGATTTGTCATCTTTTTTGGATTACTGAGTCTACCAATGCTCCTCGTTCGAGAGAGATTCTTTACCCATCCTTCAAAACTTCCCATCCAGCCCCAGTCACGTAATTGGCGTTAA
- a CDS encoding chlorophyll a/b-binding protein, translated as MQYKGAIIDEAGKMNNFAIEPKVYVDEQGDRTGFTPYSELTNGRLAMIGFLSLIALEVFTGHGIFGLLQNL; from the coding sequence ATGCAATACAAAGGTGCCATAATTGACGAAGCAGGTAAGATGAACAATTTTGCCATAGAACCTAAAGTATACGTAGATGAGCAAGGCGATCGCACTGGTTTCACTCCTTACTCCGAACTTACCAATGGTCGTTTGGCAATGATTGGCTTCCTGTCTCTGATAGCGTTAGAGGTGTTTACAGGGCATGGAATCTTTGGTTTATTGCAAAACTTGTAA
- a CDS encoding thymidylate synthase has product MTVSTFHFEYKALYKPNQLIYGQGQTAVITGWTVKTSLAKHLLPQEYAVIGQLYSPTRGLNLLVRNLLFNPHVRYLVVLNATKEDKNAGASQCLLDFFHHGFDEGLSDTGRQCWVVRSCYPGYIDIEVDAKSLQKLRQSIECREAKSIAEAVSCVKSYAQRGTMEPWELPLKFDTPSVESTILPGQRYGHRIEGKTIAETWVKIIHLIKTTGTVRPTAYDGQWQELIDLMAIVTSEPKNFYFPDPNYLPIDPSFVQEYVSQILDDAPQQEGIKYTYGQRLRSHFGRDQIQFCIDKLVNDINSARVVMSLWDVGNDANDSPPCLNHIWVRVVDNELSLTATFRSNDMFSAWCANAMGLRALQMHCLDEINKRSGCDLELGPLVTISQSAHIYDDCFENAEKVIKTYYPKIRQQRDYSDPAGSFAIAVHSGEIIVEHMTPGSGEVVNCYSGKSAKQVSRAIAADCPGLQVEHAMYLGTELQKAEIALSSKREFIYEQDQPLRKV; this is encoded by the coding sequence ATGACAGTAAGCACATTTCATTTTGAATACAAAGCACTATACAAGCCCAATCAGTTGATTTACGGCCAAGGACAAACGGCAGTCATTACAGGGTGGACGGTGAAAACGAGTCTGGCAAAGCATTTGCTTCCACAAGAATATGCAGTCATCGGACAGTTGTACTCACCTACGCGGGGACTGAACTTACTGGTTCGCAATTTGCTATTTAACCCTCACGTTCGTTATTTGGTAGTGTTGAATGCGACAAAGGAAGATAAGAACGCAGGGGCGAGTCAATGTCTGCTGGATTTTTTCCATCACGGCTTTGACGAAGGTTTAAGCGATACTGGGCGACAGTGCTGGGTCGTTCGTTCTTGCTATCCTGGATACATTGATATTGAAGTTGATGCGAAGTCCCTACAAAAGCTGCGACAGTCTATAGAGTGTCGCGAAGCCAAATCCATTGCTGAAGCTGTATCTTGTGTGAAATCCTATGCACAAAGAGGAACAATGGAACCCTGGGAGTTACCTTTAAAATTTGATACCCCCAGCGTTGAGTCAACAATTCTACCTGGACAACGGTATGGACATCGAATTGAAGGAAAAACCATTGCTGAAACATGGGTAAAAATAATTCATCTGATTAAGACAACGGGAACTGTTCGACCAACTGCGTATGATGGACAATGGCAAGAATTGATTGATTTGATGGCAATAGTCACCTCAGAACCAAAAAACTTTTATTTTCCAGACCCTAATTATTTACCGATTGACCCTAGCTTTGTTCAAGAATACGTTTCTCAAATTTTAGATGATGCTCCACAACAGGAAGGCATTAAATATACTTACGGGCAAAGATTACGTTCTCATTTTGGGCGGGATCAAATTCAGTTTTGTATTGACAAACTTGTGAACGATATTAATTCAGCAAGAGTTGTGATGTCTTTGTGGGATGTGGGTAATGATGCCAACGATAGCCCACCTTGCCTTAATCATATTTGGGTTAGAGTCGTTGATAACGAGCTATCTCTAACAGCAACTTTCCGCAGTAATGATATGTTCTCAGCATGGTGTGCTAATGCTATGGGTTTGAGGGCATTGCAAATGCATTGCTTAGATGAAATTAATAAAAGATCGGGGTGTGATTTGGAACTGGGACCGCTTGTTACTATTAGTCAAAGCGCTCACATATATGATGATTGTTTTGAGAACGCAGAAAAAGTTATCAAAACTTACTACCCCAAAATTCGCCAACAACGAGACTATAGCGATCCTGCAGGTAGTTTTGCGATCGCAGTGCATTCCGGAGAAATTATTGTAGAACACATGACTCCCGGTTCGGGAGAAGTGGTAAATTGTTATTCAGGGAAATCCGCGAAACAAGTTTCAAGAGCAATCGCCGCAGACTGTCCTGGATTGCAAGTCGAACACGCCATGTATTTGGGGACAGAGTTACAAAAAGCAGAAATTGCTTTGTCAAGCAAACGAGAGTTTATCTACGAGCAAGATCAGCCATTAAGAAAAGTTTGA
- the dcd gene encoding dCTP deaminase — protein MIKNDIWITQMAQKGMISPFEPSLIRQITIDEDGALRRVISYGLSSYGYDIRLSPVEFRIFRHIPGTVVDPKNFNPQNLEPTSLHVDENGSYFILPAHSYGLGVALEKLEVPDNITVICIGKSTYARCGIIANLTPAEAAWRGHLTLEFSNSSSADCRIYANEGVVQLLFFEGEPCAISYEARQGKYQDQLERVTLARI, from the coding sequence GTGATTAAGAACGACATTTGGATTACTCAAATGGCTCAAAAAGGAATGATTTCACCCTTTGAGCCTAGCCTGATTCGACAAATAACAATTGACGAAGATGGAGCTTTGCGCCGTGTTATCAGCTACGGCTTGTCTTCTTATGGATATGACATAAGGCTTTCTCCAGTAGAGTTTCGGATTTTTCGCCACATTCCTGGAACTGTCGTCGATCCCAAAAACTTTAATCCTCAAAATCTAGAACCTACATCACTACACGTAGATGAAAATGGCAGTTACTTCATACTACCTGCTCATTCCTATGGGTTGGGAGTTGCTCTGGAAAAACTTGAAGTTCCTGACAACATTACAGTGATTTGTATAGGTAAATCAACTTACGCTCGTTGTGGTATAATAGCAAACTTAACTCCTGCAGAGGCAGCATGGCGGGGTCATCTGACATTAGAGTTCTCAAATTCTTCTAGTGCTGATTGTCGCATTTACGCTAATGAGGGTGTTGTACAGTTACTATTTTTTGAAGGGGAGCCTTGTGCAATTAGTTACGAGGCTCGTCAAGGTAAATATCAGGATCAGCTAGAAAGAGTAACGCTTGCAAGAATTTGA
- a CDS encoding P-loop NTPase family protein — protein MVAQLETSSENSTLDLPYSMKGLVQVFTSSHRSFFTSVMAQSLRIAGQGTPVLVVQFLKGGIHQGHNRPMRLGQKLDWIRCDLPRCVETPHLDETEAQSLQKLWQHTQKVVFEDKYSLVVLDELSLAIHFGFIPETEVLAFLANRPVHIEIILTGPEMPHSILDMADQITEVRRSHEP, from the coding sequence ATGGTTGCTCAGCTAGAAACCTCCAGTGAAAATTCGACCCTTGACTTGCCGTATTCCATGAAAGGGCTAGTACAAGTTTTTACAAGTTCTCACCGTAGCTTTTTTACCAGTGTTATGGCTCAATCACTGAGAATAGCCGGTCAGGGTACACCAGTGTTAGTTGTACAATTTCTTAAGGGTGGTATTCATCAAGGACACAATCGCCCAATGCGCTTGGGGCAAAAATTAGACTGGATACGTTGTGATTTGCCTCGATGTGTTGAGACACCACATTTGGATGAAACTGAAGCCCAATCTTTACAAAAGTTGTGGCAACACACACAAAAAGTTGTCTTCGAGGATAAGTATTCTCTTGTTGTATTGGATGAACTCAGTTTAGCCATTCACTTTGGCTTCATTCCTGAAACAGAAGTTCTGGCATTTTTAGCCAATCGTCCGGTACACATTGAAATTATTCTTACGGGACCAGAAATGCCTCACTCTATTTTGGATATGGCAGATCAGATTACGGAGGTTCGGCGCAGTCATGAGCCCTAG
- a CDS encoding adenylate kinase family protein — protein MRLVILGGSGSGKSTQAHRLSKYFEVPLVSVGGILRSAIASLTDLGRFAQPYVDTGELVPDEMIIEFISERLTKPDVACGWVLEGYPRTAFQAEELDFLLDGLGQKLDWAIYLQVSQAVMVTRSVGRSLPDDLPEIVQRRVELFYDRTVPILEYYDRRRRLLTINGDQLPEMVQHNIVSLLCKPL, from the coding sequence GTGAGATTAGTTATTTTGGGAGGATCGGGATCGGGGAAAAGTACTCAAGCACACAGGCTGAGTAAGTATTTTGAGGTTCCTTTGGTCTCTGTAGGTGGGATTTTGCGCTCTGCGATCGCTAGCCTAACAGATTTAGGTCGTTTCGCTCAGCCATACGTGGACACAGGGGAGCTTGTTCCAGATGAAATGATAATTGAATTTATAAGTGAGCGACTGACAAAACCTGATGTAGCCTGTGGTTGGGTGTTAGAAGGTTACCCCCGCACGGCTTTTCAAGCAGAAGAACTGGATTTTTTACTGGACGGTTTGGGGCAAAAATTAGATTGGGCGATTTATCTCCAAGTGTCGCAGGCGGTAATGGTAACTCGTTCAGTGGGGCGTTCTCTTCCAGATGATTTACCAGAAATCGTGCAGCGCCGTGTGGAGTTGTTCTACGATCGCACCGTTCCTATCTTGGAATACTACGATCGCCGCCGTCGATTGTTAACCATTAACGGCGATCAGTTACCAGAGATGGTACAGCACAACATTGTTTCTCTCCTTTGCAAACCGTTATAA
- the rph gene encoding ribonuclease PH, translated as MAWQRPDGRRPHQLRPISFQQGFTRYASGSVLTKFGETHVLCTVSVTKGVPRFLEGTGKGWLTAEYRMLPSATHQRQEREFMKLSGRTQEIQRLIGRSLRAALDLEALGERTLTVDTDVLQADAGTRTTAITGGFVALANAISKLLQQGVIERSPLIGQVAAVSVGLLEEEPFLDLDYTEDVAAGVDFNVVMNQNLGIIEIQGTAEEGSFSRQQLGELLNFAEKGIQQLLILQQQAIGNLLRE; from the coding sequence ATGGCTTGGCAGCGTCCAGACGGTCGGCGACCCCACCAACTACGTCCTATTAGCTTCCAGCAAGGTTTTACCCGTTATGCATCTGGCTCCGTGCTAACAAAATTTGGAGAAACTCACGTACTTTGTACTGTCAGCGTTACTAAAGGAGTGCCAAGATTTCTAGAAGGTACAGGTAAAGGTTGGTTGACGGCTGAGTATCGAATGCTACCATCAGCAACTCATCAACGACAAGAACGAGAATTTATGAAATTGTCTGGAAGGACACAAGAAATCCAACGGTTGATTGGACGTAGCTTGCGAGCTGCCTTGGATTTAGAAGCGCTAGGAGAACGAACACTGACTGTAGATACAGACGTGTTGCAGGCGGACGCAGGCACAAGAACAACAGCCATCACAGGGGGGTTTGTTGCCTTAGCAAATGCAATTTCCAAGTTATTGCAACAGGGAGTCATAGAGCGATCGCCCCTGATTGGACAGGTGGCGGCAGTATCAGTAGGATTACTGGAAGAAGAACCATTTCTAGATTTAGATTATACAGAAGATGTTGCAGCTGGAGTCGATTTTAATGTCGTGATGAATCAAAACTTGGGAATCATTGAAATCCAAGGAACTGCCGAAGAGGGGAGTTTTAGTCGCCAGCAACTTGGGGAACTTCTCAATTTTGCCGAAAAAGGAATTCAACAATTGTTAATTTTGCAACAGCAAGCGATCGGAAATCTATTGAGGGAGTAG
- the pgl gene encoding 6-phosphogluconolactonase has protein sequence MSKKVEVLTDRAALVSQALELIISKMETAIAEQGRFTIALAGGSTPKPLYEAIASQNLPWDKIHVFWGDERYVPPDHPDSNQLMARNAWLDRVEIPTANIHSMPTDEADPAMAAAKYEKHLQEFFHSSPGEFPSLDVVLLGMGDDAHTASLFPHTAALKVKDKLITVGNKDDNQRLTFTYPFINAARCVMFLATGANKKPALAQVFAPTADDLAYPTRLIQPKGELLWLLDAAAGSDLNKG, from the coding sequence ATGAGCAAAAAAGTTGAAGTTCTAACGGATCGAGCTGCCCTGGTTTCGCAAGCGTTAGAATTGATAATATCTAAGATGGAAACTGCTATTGCAGAGCAGGGACGATTTACTATTGCCCTTGCTGGAGGTAGTACACCCAAACCATTGTACGAGGCAATCGCGTCACAAAACCTGCCTTGGGATAAAATTCACGTGTTTTGGGGAGATGAACGTTACGTTCCGCCCGATCATCCAGATAGCAATCAACTCATGGCACGTAATGCCTGGTTAGATCGTGTCGAGATTCCGACGGCTAATATTCACTCCATGCCAACAGATGAAGCAGATCCCGCAATGGCAGCAGCCAAGTACGAAAAGCATCTGCAAGAATTTTTTCACTCTTCACCCGGAGAGTTTCCTTCTTTGGATGTTGTTTTATTGGGCATGGGAGATGATGCACACACGGCTTCTTTGTTTCCCCACACGGCAGCATTAAAAGTAAAGGACAAGCTGATTACTGTAGGTAACAAAGACGACAACCAACGTCTCACCTTTACATACCCCTTCATTAACGCTGCTCGTTGCGTTATGTTTTTAGCTACTGGTGCTAATAAAAAACCAGCCCTGGCTCAAGTCTTTGCTCCAACTGCAGATGACCTCGCCTACCCAACCCGCCTTATTCAACCTAAAGGAGAACTTTTGTGGTTGTTAGATGCAGCCGCAGGTAGTGACCTGAACAAAGGATGA
- a CDS encoding FHA domain-containing protein, translated as MIVCPNCNHPNPDGAVQCEACYTPLPATTNCPNCGATVQADASFCGQCGYNLRAAAPAAAIAPTAVAVTVAPDISEPPPLVVPDPLVPPQPVTVNGSANNNASNSSPFTPTAVSVPDPQFTEAQNSEPPTIAAPPPPVSPEPVAAPEPEPITAAAQPVAPPPVVAAPAPTVTPPPPEPVPAPIPTPAPPPPTPVAVPPASRTQLQQVTARLIHVQSDRDIELPLNLSVVHIGKPNDRIPPDIDVSGFPNSEIVSRIHADLRIEGDAYYMEDVGSSNGTYVNNLPLLPGNRHRLRPGDRISLGKGDLVTFLFQIS; from the coding sequence ATGATCGTCTGCCCAAATTGCAATCACCCAAACCCAGACGGCGCTGTCCAGTGTGAAGCTTGCTACACCCCTTTACCAGCAACCACTAACTGTCCCAACTGTGGGGCAACCGTACAGGCAGATGCGTCTTTTTGCGGTCAATGTGGCTATAACCTGCGTGCGGCTGCTCCTGCTGCTGCTATTGCGCCTACCGCTGTTGCAGTCACTGTCGCTCCTGACATTTCAGAACCGCCACCCTTGGTTGTACCCGATCCGCTAGTACCGCCACAGCCCGTGACGGTGAATGGTTCTGCCAACAACAACGCGTCTAACTCTTCACCTTTCACACCAACAGCTGTTTCGGTTCCCGATCCACAATTCACCGAAGCCCAGAACAGCGAGCCACCAACTATTGCTGCACCACCGCCTCCTGTTAGTCCAGAACCAGTTGCAGCACCAGAACCCGAGCCAATCACTGCTGCAGCGCAACCAGTAGCGCCTCCACCAGTGGTAGCAGCCCCCGCACCCACTGTAACACCACCCCCTCCAGAGCCAGTACCCGCACCAATACCCACCCCCGCGCCGCCACCTCCTACTCCAGTGGCTGTACCACCTGCTTCCAGGACTCAATTACAGCAAGTTACCGCACGCCTCATCCACGTCCAAAGCGATCGGGATATTGAGTTACCGCTCAATCTCTCTGTTGTACACATAGGCAAGCCGAACGATCGCATTCCACCGGATATAGATGTCTCAGGATTTCCAAATTCAGAGATTGTCTCGCGAATTCATGCTGATCTTCGTATTGAGGGAGATGCTTATTATATGGAAGATGTCGGCAGTTCTAACGGCACTTACGTTAATAATTTACCCCTATTGCCAGGGAACCGCCACCGCTTGCGACCTGGCGATCGCATCAGTTTAGGTAAAGGAGACTTAGTGACATTCCTGTTCCAAATCTCTTAG
- a CDS encoding FHA domain-containing protein, with the protein MIKLILLHSLQSLPAQSWTFEDEPIIRIGRATDNHVVLYSAVVSRHHVEVRRVDKGWEIVSVGANGTYVDGERIHQVAVSDGVIFRLARSGPQIQIRLNNS; encoded by the coding sequence GTGATTAAACTCATCCTGTTACATTCATTGCAATCTCTCCCGGCTCAAAGTTGGACTTTTGAAGATGAACCCATCATCCGCATCGGACGGGCGACGGATAATCATGTTGTTCTCTACAGTGCCGTGGTTTCCCGCCATCACGTTGAGGTAAGACGGGTAGATAAGGGCTGGGAAATTGTCAGCGTAGGTGCAAATGGCACTTATGTGGATGGAGAACGGATTCACCAAGTAGCGGTTAGTGATGGAGTCATCTTTCGCCTTGCTCGTTCCGGTCCTCAAATCCAAATCCGCCTCAATAATTCGTAA
- a CDS encoding M50 family metallopeptidase: protein MSNFGKDFEPLLAKEAPQAIDRMGFTWLIAAAAATIVLWQVPRGDYILYPFSILATWFHEMGHGITALLLGGNFQQLQVFPDGSGVAYHSGALYLGPIGRALVAAAGPMGPPIAGAALILASRTFKTANLSLKILGGFLLLSTAIWVRSLFGIVAIPLLGLIILGIALKAPHWVQGFVIQFLGVQACVSTYHQLNYLFSASAGPGLLSDSAQIQQQLLLPYWFWGGLMAIASLVILVQSLRIAYRSR from the coding sequence ATGAGCAACTTTGGGAAAGATTTTGAACCCCTGCTTGCTAAAGAGGCACCACAAGCAATTGACCGCATGGGATTTACTTGGTTAATTGCAGCTGCTGCAGCCACTATTGTGCTGTGGCAGGTTCCCAGAGGAGATTACATTTTATACCCATTTTCTATCTTGGCAACTTGGTTTCATGAAATGGGTCATGGTATAACGGCGCTTCTCTTAGGAGGAAACTTTCAGCAGTTACAGGTTTTTCCTGATGGCTCTGGTGTCGCATATCACAGTGGAGCTTTATACTTAGGACCAATTGGTCGCGCTTTGGTTGCAGCCGCAGGACCAATGGGACCCCCAATTGCAGGTGCAGCCCTAATTCTCGCTTCCCGCACTTTTAAAACTGCAAATCTTAGTTTGAAGATTTTAGGGGGTTTTTTGCTCCTCTCAACAGCTATATGGGTGCGATCGCTGTTTGGAATTGTGGCAATTCCCCTTTTAGGTTTAATTATTCTTGGTATTGCCTTGAAAGCTCCTCATTGGGTACAGGGGTTTGTCATTCAATTTCTTGGCGTACAAGCTTGTGTAAGTACTTACCATCAACTGAATTATTTGTTCAGTGCTTCTGCTGGTCCCGGTTTACTTTCTGATTCAGCACAAATACAGCAGCAGTTGCTTTTACCCTACTGGTTTTGGGGTGGGTTGATGGCGATCGCATCTCTCGTTATTTTGGTACAAAGTCTTCGTATAGCGTATCGTTCAAGGTAA
- a CDS encoding 2-hydroxyacid dehydrogenase, whose protein sequence is MKVAVFSTKAYDRQFLEAANPQNQHELVFFEPRLDRDTAILATGFPAVCVFVHDRADAPTLELLASQGTRLIALRCAGFNNVDLKAAAELGITVVRVPAYSPYAVAEHTVGLILSLNRKIHRAHSRVREGNFSIEGLLGFDLNGRTVGIIGTGKIGQIVGQILKGFGCHLLTYDVYRNPAVEKLGAKYVELSELFANSDIITLHCPLTPQTHHLINTEAIQQMKQGIMLINTSRGALIDTTAVIEGLKSGKIKYLGIDVYEQESDLFFEDLSEKIIQDDIFQRLITFPNVLITGHQAFFTEEALRNISETTVANISDFEQGRPCQNEIAAQQKVAAKV, encoded by the coding sequence ATGAAAGTAGCAGTCTTCAGTACAAAAGCCTACGATCGCCAGTTTTTAGAAGCTGCAAATCCCCAAAATCAACATGAATTGGTTTTCTTTGAACCACGTCTTGACCGAGATACAGCAATCTTAGCAACCGGATTTCCTGCTGTTTGCGTATTTGTACACGATCGCGCTGACGCCCCAACTTTAGAACTTCTTGCTTCACAAGGAACCCGCTTGATTGCACTCCGTTGTGCGGGTTTTAATAACGTGGACTTAAAAGCCGCCGCCGAGTTGGGTATAACTGTTGTCCGCGTTCCAGCTTATTCGCCCTATGCAGTAGCAGAACACACCGTTGGATTAATATTAAGCCTCAATCGTAAGATTCATCGCGCTCATAGTCGTGTTAGGGAAGGAAATTTCTCGATTGAAGGGCTTTTGGGATTCGATCTGAACGGGCGGACGGTAGGAATTATTGGTACTGGAAAAATAGGTCAAATTGTGGGACAGATTTTAAAAGGATTTGGCTGTCACCTTCTGACTTACGATGTTTACCGCAATCCAGCAGTTGAAAAATTAGGAGCTAAATATGTAGAACTATCAGAGTTGTTTGCTAATTCTGATATCATTACCTTGCACTGCCCTTTAACACCTCAAACTCATCATTTGATTAATACCGAAGCCATACAGCAGATGAAGCAAGGAATAATGCTCATCAACACGAGTAGGGGAGCTTTAATTGATACTACAGCAGTAATTGAAGGATTAAAGTCTGGTAAGATTAAGTATCTCGGTATTGATGTTTACGAGCAGGAATCTGACTTGTTTTTCGAGGATTTGTCAGAAAAAATTATCCAAGATGACATTTTTCAACGCTTAATAACCTTTCCAAATGTCTTGATTACCGGACATCAAGCTTTCTTTACAGAAGAAGCATTGCGTAATATTTCGGAGACAACTGTAGCTAATATATCTGATTTTGAGCAAGGTCGCCCTTGTCAAAATGAAATAGCTGCTCAACAAAAAGTTGCAGCTAAGGTTTAG
- a CDS encoding DUF2281 domain-containing protein produces MDSLKAKIFKKLEQFPENTLQEVLDFVDFLEYRKVNNQEISLSTASNDTREKSDVEWLDNDLSNLGSYESYDWQPGELEEGLPVKYIPGEGVVIVRE; encoded by the coding sequence ATGGATTCACTAAAAGCAAAAATTTTTAAAAAACTAGAACAATTTCCAGAAAATACACTTCAGGAGGTTCTGGATTTTGTTGATTTTTTGGAGTACCGAAAGGTCAATAATCAAGAAATTTCTTTATCTACAGCTAGCAATGACACGCGAGAAAAATCTGATGTTGAATGGCTAGATAATGATTTATCTAATTTGGGTAGCTATGAATCTTATGATTGGCAACCAGGAGAACTAGAGGAGGGGTTACCTGTTAAATACATTCCAGGAGAGGGGGTAGTCATCGTTAGGGAATGA
- a CDS encoding type II toxin-antitoxin system PemK/MazF family toxin — protein MTTTSLEFGDIVTARFPEHNPQGREQQGYRPSIVVGFPNRIGIPRFSLVIVVPMTTDKGQLWALSSPHLYPRFPIGMAQLRTPSIALLDQVRVIDVNRIVAYRGSLTPDQYEPILIGLQRIISPEL, from the coding sequence ATGACAACTACTTCTTTAGAATTTGGTGACATTGTTACAGCACGCTTTCCCGAACACAATCCTCAAGGTCGTGAACAACAAGGCTACCGACCCTCTATTGTGGTAGGTTTTCCAAATCGCATAGGAATACCCCGGTTCTCGTTGGTGATAGTAGTTCCAATGACTACAGATAAGGGACAGTTATGGGCATTATCTTCTCCCCATTTATATCCACGTTTTCCAATAGGAATGGCGCAGTTAAGAACACCATCTATTGCTTTGTTAGATCAGGTAAGGGTTATAGATGTTAACCGGATTGTTGCTTATCGCGGGAGTTTAACACCTGACCAATATGAGCCTATCTTAATTGGACTTCAACGCATTATTAGTCCTGAATTGTAA